Proteins encoded together in one Vulcanisaeta thermophila window:
- a CDS encoding helix-turn-helix domain-containing protein, whose protein sequence is MKGNVVRLYVRLHHYNDWTEATADYPSIETNMIYYYPFFDKGYSIEGIVVRSMKHDELKTFLRRLPHLGNIVDVVHINKINNHLYEVLFLGDIRGMVKYAILNEGGIVVSSKVKEGTKDFTVYLINDNKERISSLYEKLNNYGKLLDFTVNKIPRSIPLFNHGTTPHLTNIERRILVYAYLNGYFDSPRNVNLSDIAMKFGVSKSTANAHLRKAVKKILNVYLVRDLVGSTDLEK, encoded by the coding sequence ATGAAAGGTAACGTTGTCAGATTATACGTGAGACTTCATCATTATAATGACTGGACCGAAGCCACGGCCGATTACCCAAGTATTGAAACTAACATGATATATTACTACCCATTTTTCGATAAGGGTTATAGTATTGAGGGCATAGTAGTACGGAGTATGAAGCATGATGAATTAAAGACATTCCTTAGAAGATTACCTCACTTAGGTAATATAGTGGATGTGGTGCATATAAATAAGATTAATAATCATCTATACGAGGTGCTCTTTCTAGGTGACATTAGGGGTATGGTGAAGTATGCAATATTAAATGAAGGGGGTATTGTGGTAAGTTCAAAGGTTAAGGAGGGGACCAAGGATTTTACAGTATATTTAATAAATGATAATAAGGAGAGAATATCATCATTGTATGAGAAGCTTAATAATTATGGTAAATTATTGGATTTTACAGTTAATAAAATACCTAGAAGCATCCCACTTTTTAACCATGGCACCACACCTCATTTAACAAATATTGAAAGAAGAATACTAGTGTATGCATATTTAAATGGGTATTTCGATTCACCAAGAAATGTGAATCTTAGTGATATTGCTATGAAATTTGGCGTAAGTAAATCGACGGCTAATGCACATTTGAGAAAAGCCGTGAAGAAGATCCTTAATGTATACCTTGTGAGGGATCTCGTGGGGAGTACTGACCTGGAAAAGTGA
- a CDS encoding thiamine pyrophosphate-binding protein, which produces MDVPTLLTDVLRELGADLSFTVAAEGIMPILRSFIKQGINVVNAKFEPSLGFMGITYSRLVDKPGLIVVTPGPGALGVVSPTAEAFVEGDPLIVVSLNVDGIRGTHMHQLPRSDAQISIFKSITKAAFSINDPRDIPSVLTKAFSISMSDKPGPVYVEIPSSMLSEDVGEVKYKVYYSVSKPLASPNDVRVTADLLCEAEYPVILVGRGVRVSHAINEVIKVAETINAPIVTTVMAKDAIPSNHPLYAGVAIGRAGNIVAYEVLRKADVILSVGNRFSEIGTGRYSLEINGELIHVNVDPYDLGRAYKPRLAVLADAKDFLTKILQELSLRGKCRGRGYVINELRELWEREYRELTRYYSSVSGLIKPWEVIKAVRDSVRGNVVFLGDVGAHRIESFLMPIYENERYITTTSYVSMGLAVPGAVAASIVNPDKTVIALVGDGGFLMTGLELSTAVQYHAKPKIIIFNDSSYRVLGVYEKVRFGGITEDLIKLPTVNFAELSRSLGAEGITVEDRSELMKAINEMLAIDRAVVVDVRIDPKSVPIPYQRLYEMHSL; this is translated from the coding sequence ATGGATGTACCCACCCTGCTAACTGATGTTCTTAGAGAATTGGGGGCTGACTTATCATTTACAGTGGCTGCTGAGGGTATAATGCCCATTTTGAGGTCATTCATTAAGCAGGGTATTAATGTCGTGAATGCTAAATTCGAGCCATCCCTGGGCTTTATGGGCATTACCTATTCACGCCTAGTTGATAAGCCAGGGCTTATCGTGGTTACACCGGGGCCTGGCGCACTGGGGGTTGTCTCACCAACTGCTGAGGCCTTTGTTGAGGGTGACCCATTAATTGTGGTTTCACTGAATGTTGATGGTATTAGAGGTACTCACATGCATCAATTACCCCGTAGCGATGCTCAAATTTCCATTTTCAAATCAATAACTAAGGCAGCATTTAGTATAAATGATCCGAGGGACATACCAAGCGTCTTAACTAAGGCGTTTAGTATTTCCATGAGCGATAAACCAGGCCCTGTCTACGTGGAAATACCCAGTTCCATGTTAAGTGAGGATGTTGGTGAGGTTAAGTATAAGGTTTATTATAGTGTGAGTAAGCCATTGGCATCCCCCAATGATGTGAGAGTTACAGCTGATTTATTATGTGAGGCTGAGTATCCCGTTATTCTGGTGGGTAGGGGTGTTAGGGTATCTCATGCAATTAATGAGGTGATTAAGGTCGCCGAAACAATTAACGCGCCCATTGTAACCACGGTAATGGCTAAGGACGCCATACCCAGTAATCATCCCCTCTATGCGGGGGTGGCCATTGGCAGGGCAGGCAATATTGTTGCTTATGAAGTTCTACGAAAGGCGGATGTAATCTTATCTGTGGGTAATAGGTTTAGTGAGATTGGTACTGGTAGGTACTCACTTGAGATTAATGGTGAGTTAATACACGTTAATGTTGATCCATACGACCTTGGCAGGGCGTATAAACCCCGCCTGGCCGTTCTCGCCGATGCTAAGGATTTCCTTACGAAAATCCTCCAGGAACTAAGCTTAAGGGGTAAGTGTAGAGGTAGGGGGTATGTCATTAATGAGCTCAGGGAGCTTTGGGAGAGGGAGTATAGGGAATTAACTAGGTATTATAGTTCAGTCTCGGGGCTTATAAAGCCCTGGGAGGTTATTAAGGCCGTTAGGGATTCCGTTAGGGGTAATGTGGTATTCCTAGGGGATGTGGGTGCTCATAGGATTGAAAGCTTCCTAATGCCCATCTACGAGAATGAGAGGTACATAACAACCACAAGTTACGTATCAATGGGGCTTGCTGTACCGGGAGCCGTGGCGGCATCAATTGTGAACCCTGATAAGACCGTAATAGCCCTCGTGGGTGATGGGGGGTTCCTAATGACAGGGCTTGAATTATCCACCGCCGTACAGTACCATGCAAAGCCAAAGATCATAATCTTTAACGACTCATCATACAGAGTGTTAGGTGTATATGAGAAAGTCAGGTTTGGTGGTATAACTGAAGATCTCATTAAATTACCCACGGTAAACTTCGCGGAATTAAGC
- a CDS encoding NAD(P)-dependent oxidoreductase, producing the protein MIVGLVGLGRMGSAYGRVLLSKGFNLVVYDVVRDKVNEFIKLGATGASSPADLASRVDIVLTNVPRSEDVLDVYLGSNGILSGAKPGLIAVETSTTDIKTKLRVAEECRRRNVGFIVAMLGKTVPQAERGETPLFVGGPEEVFRDRRVQEVFQAISSGRVYYMRTIEAAVAFKLITNSMGFAQLLAFLEGLLFIQKFGISIEEFLEAARDTAAYNYWFDARREKILKEDYSAYFPIDYIIKDLMYTLEEAKELGCPLPATALALQYYVAAKGMGYGGEDGIALIKLLRESCKK; encoded by the coding sequence GTGATTGTGGGTTTAGTGGGTTTGGGTAGGATGGGTAGTGCCTATGGTAGGGTTCTGCTTAGTAAGGGCTTCAACCTGGTCGTCTATGACGTGGTTAGGGATAAGGTTAATGAGTTCATAAAACTCGGCGCAACTGGTGCCTCATCACCCGCGGACCTAGCCTCTAGGGTCGATATAGTGCTTACTAATGTTCCTAGGTCTGAGGATGTACTGGATGTTTACCTTGGTAGTAATGGCATTCTCAGCGGTGCTAAGCCGGGCCTTATAGCTGTGGAGACGAGCACAACGGACATTAAGACCAAACTCAGGGTTGCGGAGGAGTGTAGGAGGAGGAATGTGGGGTTCATAGTTGCAATGCTGGGTAAGACGGTGCCTCAGGCTGAGAGGGGTGAGACCCCATTGTTTGTTGGTGGTCCTGAGGAGGTTTTTAGGGATAGGAGGGTTCAGGAGGTTTTTCAGGCAATATCCTCCGGTAGGGTTTATTATATGAGGACTATTGAGGCTGCCGTAGCCTTTAAATTAATCACGAACTCCATGGGCTTTGCACAATTACTGGCATTCCTAGAAGGCCTACTCTTCATTCAGAAGTTCGGTATAAGCATTGAGGAGTTTCTAGAGGCGGCTAGGGATACTGCAGCGTATAATTACTGGTTTGATGCCAGGCGTGAGAAAATACTCAAGGAGGACTATAGTGCCTATTTCCCAATTGACTACATAATTAAGGATTTAATGTACACACTCGAGGAGGCGAAGGAACTTGGGTGTCCTTTACCAGCTACTGCATTGGCCCTTCAGTACTACGTGGCGGCTAAGGGTATGGGTTATGGGGGTGAGGATGGTATAGCATTAATAAAATTACTGAGGGAGTCCTGCAAGAAATGA
- a CDS encoding UxaA family hydrolase, with the protein MPRALKINAKDNVAVALDDVRVGDLVEVVGQEVRVFVKALNSVPRGHKIALVDIPRGGFVIKYGEVIGVATRDIRAGEHVHVHNLDSVRGKAP; encoded by the coding sequence ATGCCTCGGGCACTTAAAATTAATGCAAAGGATAATGTGGCTGTGGCTCTTGATGATGTTAGGGTTGGGGATTTGGTGGAGGTGGTGGGACAGGAGGTGAGGGTTTTTGTTAAGGCTCTGAATAGTGTTCCTAGGGGTCATAAGATTGCCCTTGTGGATATTCCCAGGGGTGGTTTTGTTATTAAGTATGGTGAGGTCATTGGCGTGGCCACTAGGGATATTAGGGCTGGGGAGCACGTTCATGTGCATAACCTTGACAGTGTTAGGGGGAAGGCCCCATGA
- a CDS encoding MFS transporter → MSQGNYSREEIERGIARIYEVVLNTKNITARYIVIIALASLWVDAYDFAAFTFATAAFKNTFPWMSTWLFGLAVASVQLGATIGSIVGGWLTDRIGRRNMFILNMIFFTVMAAGAGLAPDPYTFTVFRTLLGFALGADTATGFAYIFEYLEKQQRLFWSNLWQLQWYIMYEVVILIFVLPFYFITHSLTNPWFWRIIMFGGAVFAFIILMLRARIPESVLWEAYRGRLATAKRILKRTYGIDLPDVPDVDVELRRPARGLRSAFKIFRRNKWKELVYCFNGNFEQAFEFYTFGFYMPYILLTMHLAGPLATIEASAIFYGVGVIAGVLTAYLTPRIGTKSQYVIGATISGISLFGLAFTFIYHWPLWLFVLFASTFYFGHVIGPASQGMTSINAAFGASERGTAAGWGYFWVKLAAVVGSFIAPTWLVVLGAPRMTEILGIYALATAILGLIIGFDARKYKPPEEEEVTVKPS, encoded by the coding sequence ATGTCCCAGGGCAACTACAGTAGGGAGGAGATCGAGAGGGGTATTGCTAGGATCTATGAGGTTGTGTTAAACACTAAGAATATAACAGCCAGGTATATAGTAATTATTGCACTGGCCTCACTATGGGTTGATGCCTATGACTTCGCAGCCTTCACATTCGCAACAGCAGCATTTAAGAATACGTTTCCCTGGATGTCCACGTGGCTCTTTGGACTAGCAGTAGCTTCTGTTCAACTAGGAGCTACGATAGGCTCCATAGTTGGTGGTTGGTTAACTGATAGAATTGGTAGAAGAAACATGTTCATCCTAAATATGATATTCTTTACGGTGATGGCGGCTGGAGCAGGTCTCGCACCGGATCCATACACATTCACAGTCTTCAGAACATTACTTGGTTTCGCATTGGGTGCGGATACGGCAACAGGCTTTGCGTACATATTTGAGTACCTAGAGAAGCAGCAGAGATTGTTCTGGTCTAACCTATGGCAGTTGCAGTGGTATATAATGTATGAGGTTGTCATACTTATCTTCGTATTACCATTCTACTTCATAACACACTCATTAACTAACCCATGGTTCTGGAGAATTATTATGTTTGGAGGGGCCGTATTCGCATTTATCATATTAATGCTACGAGCAAGGATACCAGAGTCCGTACTATGGGAGGCATATAGGGGGCGTCTTGCCACCGCTAAGAGGATCCTTAAGCGTACATACGGTATTGATTTACCTGACGTACCTGATGTTGACGTAGAATTAAGAAGACCTGCGAGGGGATTAAGGTCCGCATTTAAGATATTCAGGAGGAACAAATGGAAGGAACTTGTTTATTGCTTTAATGGAAACTTTGAACAAGCCTTCGAATTTTACACCTTTGGTTTCTACATGCCGTACATATTACTGACCATGCACCTAGCCGGTCCATTAGCCACTATAGAGGCATCCGCGATATTCTATGGTGTGGGCGTAATTGCCGGAGTCCTTACGGCATATCTTACGCCTAGGATAGGTACTAAGTCTCAGTACGTGATTGGCGCTACAATATCTGGCATATCACTATTTGGTCTTGCATTTACATTCATATATCACTGGCCCCTCTGGCTATTTGTATTGTTTGCTTCTACATTCTACTTTGGGCATGTTATTGGACCCGCAAGCCAGGGCATGACATCCATAAATGCGGCCTTTGGCGCCAGTGAGAGGGGCACTGCAGCTGGTTGGGGTTATTTCTGGGTTAAGCTTGCCGCCGTTGTTGGCTCCTTCATAGCACCCACATGGCTAGTGGTTCTTGGTGCCCCTAGGATGACGGAAATCCTGGGCATCTACGCCTTGGCAACCGCAATCCTAGGCTTAATAATAGGTTTTGATGCAAGGAAGTATAAACCACCCGAAGAAGAGGAGGTTACCGTCAAGCCAAGCTAA
- a CDS encoding mandelate racemase/muconate lactonizing enzyme family protein has translation MKITDVKTYVLRAEVGKPVTGFRGHYETVASRISHGFTAVYVKIETDEGIVGWGESIAREAPSAAASVINELFKPMLLGRDPLDNEVLWEELFTAMRIRGHFAGYYVEALSGVDLALWDIKGKYFGKPVHKLLGGAFRDRATAYASSVLFMSPEDTVKEVSRLVEQGFRYVKVKIGRGYDVDKAVIKAIRDSLGDEVEIMVDANTAYNVATAIKVGRMLEKYDVLWFEEPVPPDNLEAYVRVSRALDIPIAAAETLFTKYQWLEFMRRGAMDIAMPDIARVGGITEAMKIASLADSFGIPMTFHVGLSGAGCRAATLQVIASLPSHIIFTPTYEYYYIEKNPLAYDIPKEPIEVFKKDEVIIPDKPGLGLNIDEEKLKQYTT, from the coding sequence ATGAAAATAACGGATGTAAAGACATACGTACTAAGAGCCGAGGTGGGGAAACCAGTAACGGGGTTTAGGGGTCATTATGAGACCGTGGCGTCGCGCATAAGCCACGGCTTCACGGCCGTCTACGTAAAAATAGAGACTGACGAGGGAATAGTGGGCTGGGGTGAATCCATAGCGAGGGAAGCCCCCTCAGCAGCTGCCTCCGTGATTAATGAATTATTTAAGCCCATGCTCCTGGGCAGGGATCCACTGGATAATGAGGTTCTCTGGGAGGAATTATTCACAGCAATGAGGATCAGAGGACACTTCGCGGGTTACTACGTGGAGGCCCTATCAGGGGTTGACCTAGCCCTGTGGGATATCAAGGGTAAGTACTTTGGGAAGCCCGTGCATAAGCTCCTGGGCGGCGCCTTCAGGGATAGGGCCACTGCGTACGCCTCATCAGTCCTCTTTATGAGCCCTGAGGATACGGTTAAGGAGGTTAGTAGATTGGTGGAGCAGGGGTTTAGGTACGTTAAGGTTAAGATTGGCAGGGGGTACGATGTTGATAAGGCCGTGATAAAGGCCATAAGGGACTCCCTGGGCGATGAGGTTGAGATAATGGTTGATGCTAACACGGCATACAACGTGGCCACCGCGATAAAGGTGGGCAGGATGCTCGAGAAATACGACGTACTCTGGTTTGAGGAGCCTGTGCCACCTGATAACCTTGAGGCCTACGTTAGGGTTTCAAGGGCCCTGGACATACCCATAGCCGCTGCGGAGACATTATTCACAAAGTACCAGTGGCTTGAGTTTATGCGTAGGGGTGCCATGGACATTGCCATGCCCGACATAGCCAGGGTTGGCGGGATAACAGAGGCTATGAAAATAGCCTCATTAGCCGACTCCTTCGGCATACCCATGACATTCCACGTTGGATTATCAGGGGCTGGTTGTAGGGCAGCAACACTCCAAGTAATAGCTTCACTACCAAGTCACATAATCTTCACACCAACATACGAATATTACTACATCGAGAAAAACCCACTGGCATATGACATACCCAAGGAGCCCATAGAGGTATTTAAGAAGGACGAAGTGATCATACCAGATAAACCAGGTTTGGGGCTTAATATAGATGAAGAAAAACTGAAACAATACACCACGTAG
- a CDS encoding MFS transporter: protein MATKDFEYRWTRQGAMALLGQTIGFFLDAYDLMFVTAMTPILAKVLLPPKLPAWLAYFITLYGYVFTLIARPLGSALFGNYADIIGRRNVLMITLLGAGVLSALTAAIPTYAQVGIMAYIIFSILRFIEGIFIGGEYAAGHPFVLEQVPIKWRGFAGGVDQSGFAFGVAMGGAVVTWFTLWLGPEKMLLYGWRYVFLTGLAPAIVGLIIRYTLPESPIFQEVKEQGKLERVPFFSLFNTKERVLTFLQVMLVMTGMFYCSWSMFNYFVGILTETGLPGATASFFYAIAGLVDAISLWFAGLMSDFIGRRLAIIVAGIGSAIMALPSFYILHLGASLRSSLLLWLGTFLVGWFTNWIWGVEPAYLAERFATVRRGSGVGFGYSSGIFLSTTLMPYWSILLYPVFHSMWPIAAIMLIIGGTLGAIGAAIGPETKGVSLRIARE, encoded by the coding sequence ATGGCGACGAAGGACTTTGAATATAGGTGGACAAGGCAAGGGGCAATGGCGCTTCTTGGTCAAACAATCGGATTTTTCCTAGATGCCTACGACCTCATGTTCGTTACCGCAATGACCCCAATACTGGCGAAGGTTTTGCTACCGCCTAAATTACCGGCATGGCTTGCGTACTTCATAACGCTGTATGGATATGTATTCACATTGATTGCGAGGCCTCTGGGTAGTGCATTATTCGGTAACTATGCCGATATAATTGGTAGGAGAAATGTTCTGATGATTACGTTACTCGGTGCTGGGGTTCTTAGTGCATTAACGGCCGCAATACCCACTTATGCCCAGGTTGGCATAATGGCCTATATAATATTCTCAATACTAAGGTTTATAGAGGGTATATTCATTGGCGGTGAGTACGCAGCTGGGCATCCATTTGTATTGGAGCAGGTACCGATTAAATGGAGGGGGTTTGCCGGTGGTGTTGATCAATCAGGCTTTGCATTCGGCGTCGCCATGGGCGGCGCCGTAGTAACATGGTTTACGCTGTGGCTAGGCCCAGAGAAGATGTTACTATATGGATGGAGGTACGTGTTCTTAACGGGGCTCGCACCAGCAATTGTGGGGCTCATCATTAGGTATACACTACCTGAATCACCCATATTCCAGGAGGTTAAGGAGCAAGGGAAATTAGAGAGGGTGCCTTTCTTTTCATTATTCAATACCAAGGAGAGAGTCCTCACGTTTCTACAGGTAATGCTCGTTATGACTGGGATGTTTTACTGCTCCTGGTCAATGTTTAATTATTTCGTGGGTATCCTAACAGAAACCGGGCTTCCAGGCGCCACGGCATCATTCTTCTACGCAATAGCTGGCCTGGTTGACGCCATTTCATTATGGTTTGCAGGTTTAATGAGTGACTTTATAGGGAGGAGACTTGCAATAATAGTAGCAGGTATTGGCTCCGCAATAATGGCATTACCATCATTCTACATACTTCATCTTGGGGCTAGCCTCAGAAGCTCATTACTTCTCTGGCTAGGTACATTCCTAGTTGGTTGGTTCACCAATTGGATTTGGGGTGTGGAACCAGCGTACCTCGCAGAGAGGTTTGCAACCGTGAGGAGGGGCTCGGGTGTTGGTTTTGGTTATAGCTCGGGGATTTTCCTCTCAACAACATTAATGCCGTATTGGTCAATACTACTATACCCAGTATTCCACAGCATGTGGCCCATAGCGGCTATAATGCTAATTATAGGCGGAACTCTTGGAGCCATAGGAGCAGCCATAGGCCCAGAAACAAAAGGAGTAAGTTTAAGGATTGCGAGGGAGTAA
- a CDS encoding UxaA family hydrolase, with translation MRREFLGFDRGSGRPGVRNYVLIVPTVVCSLGASMAARKALERLSGFGGVVRLLLNMHGCGQVGEDLEQTTRTLINTALNPNVYGAVVVSLGCESVDAERVADSIAREKPVEFVRIQDHGYAKSVDLIVEKARRLAEEAVKLQRRSFDASQLVVGLECGGSDWTSGLASNPVVGEVSDMIVNAGGTTIISEVPEFIGAEHLYAARAVNDDVRKAILDAVRWYEEWVKREARVDFRGAQPSPGNIAGGITTIEEKSLGAIKKSGSAPVKGVLKFAERVPGPGHYLMITPGFDTESVTGMVAGGAQLVLFTTGRGTPTGHAVAPVIKITANKETYEKLNDMIDIYVGTVLEGTETIQQAAKRLYEFMLEIASGKPTKAELLGQEDFGIFRIAPTL, from the coding sequence ATGAGGCGTGAATTCCTGGGTTTTGACAGGGGTAGTGGTAGGCCTGGTGTTAGGAATTACGTGCTCATCGTGCCCACGGTTGTTTGCAGTCTGGGCGCCTCCATGGCCGCTAGGAAGGCCTTGGAGAGGTTGAGTGGTTTCGGGGGTGTGGTTAGGCTTTTGCTTAATATGCATGGTTGTGGCCAGGTGGGTGAGGACCTGGAGCAAACCACAAGAACCCTCATTAACACAGCCCTAAACCCCAATGTCTACGGCGCCGTCGTGGTGAGCCTTGGTTGTGAGAGTGTGGATGCCGAGAGGGTTGCTGACTCCATTGCCAGGGAGAAGCCTGTGGAGTTCGTTAGGATCCAGGACCATGGCTATGCAAAATCCGTGGACCTAATAGTGGAGAAGGCCAGGAGACTGGCCGAGGAGGCCGTTAAACTCCAGAGGAGGTCCTTCGACGCCTCACAGTTGGTGGTGGGCCTTGAGTGCGGTGGTAGTGATTGGACCAGCGGCTTGGCATCAAACCCAGTGGTGGGCGAGGTCTCGGACATGATCGTGAACGCTGGCGGAACCACAATAATCAGCGAGGTCCCAGAATTCATAGGCGCCGAACACCTATACGCAGCCAGGGCCGTAAATGATGATGTTAGGAAGGCCATTCTAGACGCGGTCAGGTGGTACGAGGAGTGGGTTAAGCGTGAGGCCAGGGTTGACTTTAGGGGTGCCCAACCAAGCCCTGGAAACATAGCCGGGGGCATAACGACAATCGAGGAAAAATCCCTAGGCGCCATTAAGAAATCAGGCTCAGCACCAGTCAAGGGAGTCCTCAAATTCGCCGAGAGGGTCCCAGGGCCCGGGCACTACCTAATGATAACGCCAGGCTTTGACACGGAATCGGTCACGGGCATGGTAGCCGGCGGCGCCCAACTGGTCCTATTCACCACAGGGCGTGGCACACCCACAGGGCACGCAGTAGCCCCCGTAATCAAGATAACCGCTAATAAAGAGACCTACGAAAAACTCAATGACATGATTGACATCTACGTGGGCACGGTACTCGAAGGCACAGAAACCATTCAACAAGCCGCCAAAAGACTCTACGAATTCATGCTTGAAATAGCCAGCGGCAAACCCACAAAAGCCGAACTACTGGGCCAGGAAGACTTCGGCATATTCAGAATAGCACCCACACTATAA